In Aerococcaceae bacterium zg-252, the genomic window GCATTAGCACCGATTTGTAAGGCTCTCTGTTCAAGTTCTTGTAAGGCATCAGCTTGTGCTTGACGTAATTCTTCTTCATACGCTGTCGAGCGTCCCCCAAAGATATTTCGTAAACTCGCACTCATATCTTTCATTGCATTAATCCCTAAGACGACTTCACTGAAAACGACTCCGTTATATTCTTTAATGAGTTGACCGTCAATGTTAGGTGTTGTTGTAATAATCATTTTTAAAACCCCCGAATAATTTACTTGTTGTTATGAGTATACGGGAGTGAAGAAGTAACGTCATCATACTCAAGTTGTATTTGAGTAAATATTGAAATATAATAAATAATAATAACGTTTTATTTATGGTTAGTGATTAGGGGGGACAGAATATGTTGAATCAACAATTTTATCAATTTATGTATGAACGCATGCCACAGTTTCAATTGGATACAGACACTCAACTAGCATTTGCTGCTAAAAAGATGCAGCAAATATTAGAGTTGCTGCCTAAAAAAGTTGATAAGGCACTGGAACTAGGGTCAGGTGTCGGTTATGATGCGATAGCACTCAATCAATTAGGTGTTAAGGTGACGGCAATTGAATTTGAGCAAGGTGCGATTGATATTGCCAATACATTGCAAAAGCAGTTGGATACACAGGTTGAATTTGTGCAAGCTGATTTTTACCAGTACCAACCAGAAAAATTATTTGATTTTATTTATTATATTGACGGTTTTGGAGCATTCAGTGATTCTCAGCAACAAGAATTATTGAATCGCATTGCGTCTTGGCTTAAACCAAATGGTTATGCCTATATTGATGTTTATAATGCAGATTATTGGCGTACGACACATAATGTGACGATGCAATTCACCGATACTTTGTCACGTGTGTATCAGTACGATGAGTCCGAACATCAATTTATTGATAGTTGGTATGATGCACAGACAGATGAACGGCAAGTGCAAGTTTTAAAATGTTATACTTTAGAAGATATTAAGCAGATGATAGAGCAAGCTGGTTTAACTGTGCATTCTGTTACTCCGTCTGGAAAAATGGATTATGAAAAAATGGTATGGATAGACCAAGCGACCTTAACTGACTGTATGTATTTTCAAGTATGTGTGGTAAAATAGAGTTATCAATATATAGGTGAGTGAGAGTGTTCTGCCTTGAATCACTGGAAGAAATCACCGGCGTGCGAATGAACGCACAGAGGAGATTTCTGAAGTGGACGTCAAGGCAACTCGAACGAACCAGAAAACATAGTGTGAGTGAGAGTGTTTTGCCTTGAATCACTGGAGGAAATCACCGGCGTGCGAATGAACGCACAGAGGAGATTTCTGAAGTGGACGTCAAGGCAACTCGAACGAACCAGAATAGGAGTTAATCAATTGAAAAAATTAGAATCAAGTAAAGCACCAGCAGCCGTAGGCCCATACTCTCAAGGTATTCAAACAGGTAATTTATTTTACTTATCTGGGCAATTAGGTTTAAACCCAGAAACAGGAAAATTAGTTGAGGGTGGAGTTCAAGCACAAGCAAAACAAGCATTTGAAAATATTAAACAAGTCCTAGCGTCTGAGGGTTTAACATTGGATAATGTTGTTAAAGTATTAGTATTATTGGCTGATATTCAAGATTTTGCAGCTGTCAATGAAGTCTATGCTACTCAATTTAATGAGCCATATCCTGCTCGTAGTGCCTTTGCAGTAGCAGCTTTACCATTGGGTGGTTTAATTGAAATTGAAGTAATTGCTGAGCGTGAAGCGTAAATAGGTAATGGGATACGATAAGGATTTTTTAGAGTCTTTATCGTGTTTTTGAAATGCTGTATCGGATAAAGAGTTATTATAATTATGAATGAGTAGTCGGCTCATGGTCAATCTGATATTAATCTTGGACATATGGGTCAAGTGGGTGGCAAGCACCAAAATTAAACTTGATATTAATCTTGAACGTAAGGGTCAAGCGGGTGGCAGACACCAAAATTAAACCGACTAGAAAGCGGCTCACGTTGTTGAGTCGTTTTTATTTTGGAGGGAAATATGGTACAAACATCATTATTTAGAAATGCTAATCCAAAAGAGCGTAATCAATTGTTACAACATACACAATTACTCTATAATGCAGTCGATTATTTCAAAGATTATTTTGTGGGAAAAGAAGTTGTTTACTGTACAAAAGATTCCCATATTTCTTTACGCTTTTCAAAGACTAATTTTATGTACTTATGTGGTTTGTATTATCCAAAAGGGTAGCTAGTTGCTACTCCTTTATATTTTTATCCGCATATAAGTATAAAAACGTCTGTATATGTTTATAACTATATTAAACTATATGAATATAGTTTAAAGTGGTATAATATCATTAAGGAGGTGCTACTATGCACGTTTTCGAAAAAAATACGCAAGTTAACTTTAAAACCAATAGTGAATTACTAGAAAAAGCTGAAGCCATTATCGCAGCCCAAAATCTTGATATGACAGCTAGCTTTAATTTATTTTTAGAAAACATTGTAAAAAATAATGCATTACCTTTTGAGACTGATACCGATAAAGAGCGGGCTGAACTACTTGCAGGATTACGGTCTGAAATCGCTAAAAGTTTTAATGATTTAGAGCAAGGGCGGGTATATAACGCTAGTGAAGTGAGGGCTAACCTTGGTATCTGATAATAAAACTTATAGCCTTATTATCCCCGAAACCGTACAGGAACAATTACGGGAGATAAAAAGCTATATTGAAACTACTTACTTTTCAGAGCAGGCAGGGACTAACACCGTTAATAATATTCTTTACGGGTTAGAACGTCTTGAACTTTTTCCAGAAGCAGGATTTAATGCAGACGCAAGAGTAGGGGAAACCATTTATCCGCCTTATAATACCCGTTGCATTGTTTTAGGGAATTACCTAGCATTTTATCATATTTTAGAAGATAAAAAAGTCGTGTTTGTATCTGATATTATCCATAGCAAACAAGACTATATTAGACTGTTTAAGAAAAAATAATCGCTATCTAAAACAATTAGGGGTGTACTAGATGATAACATATGATGTTGTTATTTGGTGCGTCTTTTTGTTGTTCAATAGTCTATAAGTCTTCTGTTCGTGTGAGTGTTAGGTTAGGTAGTGTGGTGTTGAAATTGGTAAGATTTAGATAAGGAGCATACCGTCATTAATGAGAAAAAAATAAATCCTAGCATGGTTGTTTACCCTTTGAAGTGCTTTATAAGTATGAATAGAATTGAACAGCTTTATAGATAAAGGATGTAGAAATATATTCAAAGTAATGAAACTGTTAAATAATATGGTTATTGATAATAGCATCGATGTTCTGTATAATATAAGTAAAAAGAGCCGAGTTGCTGCTCGACTCTTGTGTAGAACCGTTTCAGACGGTGGCTACCGACTTGATATTAATTATAAGCCGTTTAACTCGCCAAAGTCAAGGACGGCTTATTTTTTATGCTTGTCTGTAAATATTTGATAGCACAAAGCAATCAAGTTGATAATAACACTGCTAAACAACAAGATTGTTTGTACCGTTTCAAATGCAGCCAAACTGCTACTCCTTTCTTTAAGATTTCAGTACTTACAATCATAAGCACCAACTCCTTTCGAATGGGGTAGCCACCGTCTTCACTTTTCTACATTTTTAGTATATCAAAAACATGCAGAATTTCAATGTAATCGTTTTACTTTAGGGCAATTTTTAGCCGTATTGCCATTTTAGAACTCACTTATAAACATCATAATCAAATATTCAAAATTATCTTAAAATCACATTGTTAAATAAAGCGGTTTTATGTTATACTAAATAAGGAAAAATTTTATGATAACTTAGTATCAGCGAGAGTGTTCTGCCTTGAATCATTGGAGTAAAGGTCGTAGAAGTACGTCAGTACTTCAAGAGCTATGCGAAGTGGACGTCAAGGCAACTCGAACGAACCAGAATAGGAGAGTATAGAGATGAATTTAACACGTGTCGTAGCAAGTACATTGGTCGCTTTGGTATTATCTTCAACAATAGCAAGTGCACATGAATCACATTTTGCACATCGGATTCAAACGAATTATCAGCAATATGCACAGATTGATGAGTCGGGTTTTGCATATAGTATCTTTAATGACCCAGATGTTTCGAGTGAAATTCAACCACTTAATGCTCAATCAAGCCCAGATGTTTTATTATTTACATTCGATGATACTCCACGTGGAGAAAATTCTAATGCCTTGCAAATTGCACAAACTTTACATGAAAAAGATGCGAATGCTATTTTCTTAGTTAATGGTATGTATTTGCAAACTGAGCAAAGTCGCCAAATTGTCAAACAAATTTATGATTTAGGTTTTGAGATTGGAAATCATACGTCTAATCATCCGAATTTGCGTGAGTTAACGTATGAAGAACAATATAAAGAAATTGCGACAACAAGTCAAATCGTTGAAGAAATTACAGGCGAGAAACCACGTTGGTTTAGACCACCATTTGGTAAATTTAATATGGATACAATCTTAATTTGTAATGAATTAGGTATGCAGTTGATGACTTGGTCATTTGGTTATGATTGGATGGAAGAGTACCAAGACGGAAAAGCATTAGCAGATGTATCATTAGATAATAAATATTTACGTAGTGGTGCTAATATTTTGATGCATGACTTACCTTGGACGGCTCAAGCAGTTGGCACAATGGTGGACGGCTATCGTGCAAAAGGATATCATATTGTCAATCCATATATTATTCAACGTCAAGTTAATAGTACAGCACCTTTACAACAATAATGATACTAAGCAACAGAGAAGATGACTTCTTTGTTGCTTTTCTTTATTAGACATTCCAGTTTGTTTTCTCCTTTTATTAAAAAAAAATTAAAAAACAATTGACAATCTTTCATAATTCGGCTAATATGTTCTTATCAAAAAGATAAAGCTATCGACATGGAGGAAATAATATGAAATTAAGAAAATTAAGTGCAACTTTATTAGCGAGTTTGACATTAGCGAGTGCCGTAGCAACTTCATTACCAGTCTCGGCTCAAGAATCTGTTGTTATCGGTGGGAACTTTGAGTTGACAGGTGGTGCAGCTTCTTACGGAAGTGTGATGGCAAATGCGTTAGAATTAGCAGTAGAATTACGTAATGCTAAAGGTGAAATTTTAGACGGCTTAACCTTAGCAACAGAAATTTTAGATAATAAATCAGATTTAACAGAATCAAGTTCAGTGGCAACACGTTTAGTATCTAATGATAAAATTGTAGGGATTGTTGGACCAGCGACAACTGGTGATTCACAAGCACAAATTCCTGTTATTACTGAAGCAAAAGTACCTGCAATTTTACCTGCAGCAACAGGAGATACTTTAACATTGGCTGAAGATGAGTCGGTATTAGAATATTTATTCCGTGTATGTTTTGCCGATTCTTATCAAGGAACAGCAGGTGCATCTTATGTTTATAATGCTTTAGGAGCTAAAAAGGTTGCAATTTTAACTGACCAAGCAACTGACTACTCACAAGGTTTAGTAGATGCCTTTACGAAAAAATATACTGAGTTAGGTGGCGAAATTGTTGCACAAGAAAGCTACCAATCAGGTGATACAGACTTCTCGGCAACTTTAACAACATTATTAGCACAAGAATTTGATGTATTATATGTACCAGGTTACTATACAGAAGTAGGTTTAATTATTAAACAAGCTCGTGAATTTGGTATTACTGCACCAATCGTTGGTGGTGACGGTTTATCAAGTAATACATTAGTTGAGTTAGCAGGTGCAGCTAATGCTTCTGATGTATATTATACTTCACATTTTTCACCTAAATCTGATAATGAAAATGTACAAGCATTTTTGAAAGCTTATAAAGACAAATTTGGTACTGACGCTGATACATTTGCTGCATTAGGTTTTGATGCTGCTAACTTATTGATTGATGCGATTGAACGTGCAGGTTCAACAGATCGTGAAGCAATTAAACAAGCAATTGCTGAAACAAAAGACTTTGTTGGGGTAACAGGAACATTCTCAATTGATGAGAAACATAACCCGGTTAAATCTGTAACAATGATTAAATTAAATGCTGGTGAAATTGAATCAGCAGAACTTTACTCAGCAGAGTAATTTTAAATAGTAGACACTGTCTAGGGCTAGCTCTGGGCAGTGTTTCTTTGTGCTTAGAGAGATATTTTAATAAAAGATAAAATTGTTATCACAACTGCTAGAACTTATGTTATAATTGGGGGGAGATTGATAAGAAAATGAGGGGAAATAGATGAGTGCATTAGGAAGTAAATTACGAGATGCTCGTATCGAAAAGGGATATACATTAAATACATTGCAACAAATGACAAAAATTCAAAAGAAATATTTGGTTGCGATTGAAGAGGGAAATTTAAAAGAACTACCAGGTAGCTTCTATATTCGTGCATTTGTGAAACAATACGCTGATGTGGTTGGCTTGAATGGGGATAATCTTTTAGAAGAGTATGCAAGTGAGTTAGACGCATTTTCTGATGCTGATGAAACACCGATTATTAATAATATTGAAAGCGAAGAATTGGGTAGTCGAGTAAAAGCAAGACAAGATAATTTTGAAAAAAATAATGTAGAAGTTATCTTATCCTACTTGCCACTATTCTTTTTAATTGCGATTATTTTAATGATTATTATTACATTGATTGTGGCGATTTCTCGTATGAATAATACAAGTAAACCAATTGAGCAAGTGCCGACAACTTCGATTGTATCAACGGTTGCACCGGAGGCTGCGGTAACAGAAGTAACGACACAATCTACGACTACTGAAGTGAAGGAATTAGCTGATAATCAAATCCGTGTAGGGAATAAAATTTTAACGAAAATTTCAGGTGAAGGTGAAGAAACTGTCTATGAAGTTGAAGGCGGTAATTTTGAAGGCTATACTTTTGGTGTTAATGGTTTAGGCTATGTTTGGGTTGGTATGTTAGAAGACGATCTCATGGTAGTAGACACGACTATTACAGATGGCGAGAAATTTGAGTACACAGTTCAAAATAATGTCAAAACTTTCAGAATGCGTGTCGGTTATCCAGACGGTGGTAAGTTTATCGTTAACGGAAAAGAATTAGAGTTGAACAATCCATATTTTGCTGATACGGTTGTGTTTGTTGTAAAAGAGGGTTCAAGTGATGTTGCTACTTCCGAATCAGAAGTGACAACAGAGCAAGCAGCTGAAGAAATGACGGAAGTTGAGTCAGAATCTAGTTCAGAAGAAGAATATGAGGGGCCAGCAGTATATCGTAATCGTAACACTGGAAGTGATAACTAATGAATATCGCCAATAAATTAACATTGGCACGTGTCATCATGATTCCGATTTTTATTGGCTTAATGTTATGGCAAGGTGTTCATCTGATTTCAATTGGTAATGAAGTCATTCCAGTGACGCAATTGATTGCCGGAATCATTTTTATCGTTGCAAGTGTTACCGATTATTTAGACGGTTACTTGGCACGCAAATTAAATTTGGTGACTTCATTCGGTGCTTTCTTTGACCCAATGGCTGATAAATTACTTGTAATCGCTGCTCTGTTGCTTTTTGTAGAAAAAGGTTGGGTGCCAGCGTGGGCAGTCTTTATCATTATTGCTCGTGAGTTAATGGTGACGGGTCTACGTGTTCTATTAGCACAAACAAATGGAAAAGTAATGGCAGCTGCCTTACCAGGTAAAATCAAAACGATGACTCAAATGTTAGCCATTATCTGTTTCTTGTTCCAAAATTTTGGAACAACATTACCGATAGCACAAGGATTGTTTTATATCTGTTTGTTCTTTACGATTTATTCAGGTGCAGATTACTTTTGGAATGCTAGATTTTTATTTAAAGAATTGTAATAACATAATGTGACAGTGGTTCATTTTAGCTCACTGGAGCCGGAATACCATAGTGTTTCAGTGATGAAATAGAATTGAATATACAAAGAAGGTCAGTGATGAGTGGTGAGATGTAGGCACTTGTTACTGACTTTCTTTATACAGAATAGTTAAGTATGTTTTATCAAAAAAACTGCATTTTATCATTTATTTTGATAAAATGCAATTTTTTCGATAATTTGAACCATATAAAGACAAGCTTTACTAAAATTAGTCAAAAAAGGTCAAGGTAATTCTTGACCAATTTTTACTAATGGTTTATAATAAGATTAAGCTCAGTAAAGAGCTAATTTTTAACGAAAATTTTAATTGACTATTTTTGACTAAATGAAAATATGTGAGGTGGAGTTTATGATTGAAAAAATGACCACTGCGATGCAGGAAACGCTAGGAGCAGCACAACAGATTGCGATAACGCGTCAACATCAAGAAATTGATATACCACATGTATGGCGTATTTTTGTGCAGCCAGACCATTTTGCGTATCAATTATATCAAGAACTTGGTGTAGATATGACACAGTTTTTAGCTGTTATCGAACAAGAGATTGATAAAATAAGTCAAGTGACAGGAAGTAACATTCAATATGGGCAACAAATTAGTCAACGCTTGAACCAATTATTCCAACGTGCCAATCAATTAGCAGCAGAAAAGCAAGATGAATACTTGTCAACGGAATTGGTATTAGCAGCTTTATTTGACCAGCAAAATCAGCCATTAACACAATTTTTAACTAAGCAAGGCATTACATTTTCAAAAATAATGGAACGTATTGATACTTTGAGAGGAGGAGAACGTGTGACATCACAAAATCAAGAACAAACGTATGAATCGTTAGCAAAATATGCAACGAATTTAAATGAGGCAGTGAAACAAAACAAATTAGACCCAGTTATCGGTCGTGACGAAGAAATTCGTGATGTTATCCGAATTTTATCGAGAAAAACAAAAAATAATCCTGTCTTAATCGGAGAACCAGGGGTAGGGAAAACAGCGATTATTGAAGGGTTAGCACATCGAATAGTACGTAAAGATGTACCAGAAAACTTGCGTGATAAGGAAGTCTATTCCTTAGATATGGGTTCTTTAATCGC contains:
- a CDS encoding heavy metal-binding domain-containing protein, which translates into the protein MIITTTPNIDGQLIKEYNGVVFSEVVLGINAMKDMSASLRNIFGGRSTAYEEELRQAQADALQELEQRALQIGANAIVGMRIDYEVLGANNGMLMIIGSGTAVTI
- a CDS encoding class I SAM-dependent methyltransferase translates to MLNQQFYQFMYERMPQFQLDTDTQLAFAAKKMQQILELLPKKVDKALELGSGVGYDAIALNQLGVKVTAIEFEQGAIDIANTLQKQLDTQVEFVQADFYQYQPEKLFDFIYYIDGFGAFSDSQQQELLNRIASWLKPNGYAYIDVYNADYWRTTHNVTMQFTDTLSRVYQYDESEHQFIDSWYDAQTDERQVQVLKCYTLEDIKQMIEQAGLTVHSVTPSGKMDYEKMVWIDQATLTDCMYFQVCVVK
- a CDS encoding RidA family protein, encoding MNAQRRFLKWTSRQLERTRIGVNQLKKLESSKAPAAVGPYSQGIQTGNLFYLSGQLGLNPETGKLVEGGVQAQAKQAFENIKQVLASEGLTLDNVVKVLVLLADIQDFAAVNEVYATQFNEPYPARSAFAVAALPLGGLIEIEVIAEREA
- a CDS encoding type II toxin-antitoxin system RelB/DinJ family antitoxin, which gives rise to MHVFEKNTQVNFKTNSELLEKAEAIIAAQNLDMTASFNLFLENIVKNNALPFETDTDKERAELLAGLRSEIAKSFNDLEQGRVYNASEVRANLGI
- a CDS encoding type II toxin-antitoxin system RelE/ParE family toxin, encoding MVSDNKTYSLIIPETVQEQLREIKSYIETTYFSEQAGTNTVNNILYGLERLELFPEAGFNADARVGETIYPPYNTRCIVLGNYLAFYHILEDKKVVFVSDIIHSKQDYIRLFKKK
- a CDS encoding polysaccharide deacetylase family protein, whose product is MNLTRVVASTLVALVLSSTIASAHESHFAHRIQTNYQQYAQIDESGFAYSIFNDPDVSSEIQPLNAQSSPDVLLFTFDDTPRGENSNALQIAQTLHEKDANAIFLVNGMYLQTEQSRQIVKQIYDLGFEIGNHTSNHPNLRELTYEEQYKEIATTSQIVEEITGEKPRWFRPPFGKFNMDTILICNELGMQLMTWSFGYDWMEEYQDGKALADVSLDNKYLRSGANILMHDLPWTAQAVGTMVDGYRAKGYHIVNPYIIQRQVNSTAPLQQ
- a CDS encoding ABC transporter substrate-binding protein, which encodes MKLRKLSATLLASLTLASAVATSLPVSAQESVVIGGNFELTGGAASYGSVMANALELAVELRNAKGEILDGLTLATEILDNKSDLTESSSVATRLVSNDKIVGIVGPATTGDSQAQIPVITEAKVPAILPAATGDTLTLAEDESVLEYLFRVCFADSYQGTAGASYVYNALGAKKVAILTDQATDYSQGLVDAFTKKYTELGGEIVAQESYQSGDTDFSATLTTLLAQEFDVLYVPGYYTEVGLIIKQAREFGITAPIVGGDGLSSNTLVELAGAANASDVYYTSHFSPKSDNENVQAFLKAYKDKFGTDADTFAALGFDAANLLIDAIERAGSTDREAIKQAIAETKDFVGVTGTFSIDEKHNPVKSVTMIKLNAGEIESAELYSAE
- a CDS encoding helix-turn-helix domain-containing protein, with amino-acid sequence MSALGSKLRDARIEKGYTLNTLQQMTKIQKKYLVAIEEGNLKELPGSFYIRAFVKQYADVVGLNGDNLLEEYASELDAFSDADETPIINNIESEELGSRVKARQDNFEKNNVEVILSYLPLFFLIAIILMIIITLIVAISRMNNTSKPIEQVPTTSIVSTVAPEAAVTEVTTQSTTTEVKELADNQIRVGNKILTKISGEGEETVYEVEGGNFEGYTFGVNGLGYVWVGMLEDDLMVVDTTITDGEKFEYTVQNNVKTFRMRVGYPDGGKFIVNGKELELNNPYFADTVVFVVKEGSSDVATSESEVTTEQAAEEMTEVESESSSEEEYEGPAVYRNRNTGSDN
- the pgsA gene encoding CDP-diacylglycerol--glycerol-3-phosphate 3-phosphatidyltransferase, whose translation is MNIANKLTLARVIMIPIFIGLMLWQGVHLISIGNEVIPVTQLIAGIIFIVASVTDYLDGYLARKLNLVTSFGAFFDPMADKLLVIAALLLFVEKGWVPAWAVFIIIARELMVTGLRVLLAQTNGKVMAAALPGKIKTMTQMLAIICFLFQNFGTTLPIAQGLFYICLFFTIYSGADYFWNARFLFKEL